From one Rosa rugosa chromosome 4, drRosRugo1.1, whole genome shotgun sequence genomic stretch:
- the LOC133744816 gene encoding cyclin-dependent kinase F-3-like, whose product MAEQPRNTRPVAGQEGDQNEDDHSQDKRRWTDEEDVQLCKSWKAQDEAQKLWHAGMKRKSGKSKRHNFQSFDSYAVVEGFEQFKDIPSHTSGGTSNEGSQHMRTQPIPGNSPINLDMDVNEVITVETADPNVRPQGRKVAKEAIRKGKKAAKDQSPLSSTLESIANNQIEATAGKKKLDDQFARSLQEESQRACILLQIEMRKEQLLFQERYEIVRLVGEGSFGWVYQAIDNDSRQLVAIKLLKADGDPSACAPEIRALQNLEHPNIVSLKGVEYEDDDVFFVFEYMEGSLGDLINERLSRNSPFSEAEIRSLSRQVLQGLEFMHHQRFMHRDLKPENLLVNNGVIKISDLGTATEIDCGGQVHHHYVTTRWYRAPEMLFRAFVKNERLRPFEYDEKVDMWAMGTIIAELFLMRPLFEGDDSPDQLYKICEVIGAPTTDSRTMPKLGPENGVGLRALMPYASESSIDLIESLCSWDPSKRPTAKEALQHPFFKRGQNVDAPPGFSYCTHTRNNVVPKMTELSTMQPILGAY is encoded by the exons ATGGCCGAACAACCAAGAAACACACGTCCAGTGGCCGGACAAGAGGGAGATCAAAATGAAGATGATCATTCCCAAGACAAAAGGAGATGgacggatgaggaagatgttcaattgtgcaagtcttggaaagcT CAAGATGAAGCACAAAAATTGTGGCATGCCGGGATGAAGAGAAAAAGTGGGAAGTCCAAAAGACACAATTTTCAGAGTTTTGATAGTTACGCTGTTGTGGAGGGCTTTGAACAATTTAAAGACATCCCTAGTCATACATCCGGAGGAACATCAAATGAAGGAAGTCAACATATGCGCACACAACCAATTCCTGGAAATTCTCccatcaacttggacatggatgtAAATGAGGTAATTACAGTTGAAACTGCAGATCCTAAcgtgaggcctcaaggaaggaaGGTTGCGAAAGAAGCAATTCGGAAAGGAAAGAAGGCAGCGAAAGATCAAAGTCCTTTATCAAGCACTCTCGAGAGTATAGCGAACAACCAAATAGAGGCAACCGCGGGCAAGAAAAAACTCGATGACCAATTCGCTCGAAGTCTCCAAGAGGAAAGTCAACGAGCATGTATCCTCTTGCAAATCGAAATGCGAAAAGAGCAACTCCTATTTCAAGAAAG ATACGAGATAGTAAGGCTGGTTGGTGAGGGGAGTTTTGGGTGGGTGTATCAGGCCATCGACAACGACTCCCGTCAGCTTGTGGCGATCAAACTGCTGAAGGCAGACGGCGATCCGTCGGCATGTGCACCGGAAATCCGTGCTCTCCAAAATTTGGAGCACCCCAATATAGTGAGCCTCAAGGGTGTTGAATACGAAGACGACGACgtcttctttgtttttgagTACATGGAGGGGAGCCTTGGTGATCTTATTAATGAGAGGCTGAGCAGGAATTCCCCTTTCTCGGAGGCCGAAATCCGATCATTGAGCCGTCAGGTGTTGCAAGGCCTTGAATTCATGCATCACCAACGGTTCATGCACCGGGATCTGAAGCCGGAGAATCTTTTGGTGAACAATGGCGTCATCAAGATTTCGGATCTGGGTACTGCTACGGAGATCGACTGCGGCGGCCAAGTCCATCATCATTACGTCACCACAAGGTGGTACAGAGCCCCGGAGATGCTGTTTCGAGCGTTTGTGAAAAACGAGAGGCTTCGACCTTTTGAGTACGATGAGAAAGTAGACATGTGGGCGATGGGGACAATCATAGCAGAGCTGTTTCTCATGCGGCCTCTCTTCGAGGGTGACGATTCGCCGGATCAGCTGTACAAGATATGCGAAGTCATAGGGGCTCCAACTACGGATTCACGGACGATGCCTAAACTTGGGCCGGAGAATGGTGTGGGTCTTCGAGCATTGATGCCATATGCCAGTGAATCGTCTATCGATCTCATAGAGTCTCTTTGTTCTTGGGACCCTTCGAAAAGGCCAACTGCTAAGGAAGCTCTCCAGCATCCCTTCTTCAAGAGAGGGCAGAATGTTGACGCTCCTCCTGGGTTCTCATATTGCACTCATACAAGGAACAATGTGGTTCCAAAGATGACAGAGTTATCAACCATGCAGCCAATACTGGGAGCCTATTGA